The proteins below are encoded in one region of Streptomyces cyanogenus:
- a CDS encoding Mu transposase C-terminal domain-containing protein, translating into MGGTHGKSRRPVVEVGAHVVYRAQTWQVAALQGQQVYLLQEDGAEMSLLLGRLFADPGFEVVGAQAPDTVPRWGLFETVPLAAQQRALAWLPHIREVETGWPHPEGSREGQAMRPEYDPERWTLAQRDAAKAKELTALGFTRVTRTTVERMRHVYRKQGLWGLVDKRTVPTRGRHPTGYADERVVAAVLEALRRQRGRSKGTVKGLQVLVGQILEDTHGRGVVEMPSRSSFYRLVSVLADPAERPGRPARTATAPARTSSAPVVLRPGEQVQIDTTRLDIMAVLEDGSLGRPELTIAVDVATRSILAAVLRPHSTKAVDAALLLAEMAVPHPARPAWSKSLHLSRAEVPYERMLSLDERLEGAAARPVVVPETIVVDRGKIYLSQGFVAACETLGVSVQPAPPRRPQAKAVVERTFGAINDLFCQHVAGHTGSNPLRRGKDVTAEARWTIPQLQDLLDEWITCGWQNRPHDGLRHPVLPKSALTPNQMWAALITISGYVPVPLTGADYLELLPVRWQPITERGIRLDYRTYNHDILDAHRGQRSDVASKDGKWEVHHNPHDARQIWVRLTDGKLHEIPWIHRDHVHQPFNDALWRYIQTEVEQRGDRETHEADLADALDQLLRRTRSPAGTEHNTRRRRTPRSGSTAAQLPDLPGQRRPLDTETTPAPAPDWSESLDDLIGIEAAAETDTSEPEGAGVRPAEAGGYGLWDAEAEAEQW; encoded by the coding sequence GTGGGCGGCACACACGGTAAGAGCCGGCGGCCGGTGGTGGAGGTCGGCGCGCACGTCGTCTACCGGGCGCAGACCTGGCAGGTCGCTGCGTTGCAGGGCCAGCAGGTCTACCTGTTGCAGGAGGACGGCGCGGAAATGAGCCTGCTGCTCGGGCGGTTGTTCGCCGATCCGGGCTTCGAAGTGGTGGGCGCGCAGGCGCCGGACACGGTCCCGCGATGGGGGCTGTTCGAGACCGTTCCGTTGGCGGCCCAGCAGCGGGCGCTGGCGTGGCTGCCCCACATTCGGGAGGTCGAAACCGGGTGGCCGCACCCTGAAGGCAGCCGCGAAGGGCAGGCGATGCGGCCGGAGTACGACCCGGAGCGGTGGACCCTGGCGCAGCGGGATGCGGCCAAGGCGAAGGAGCTGACCGCGCTCGGCTTCACCCGGGTGACCCGCACGACGGTCGAGCGGATGCGGCACGTCTACCGCAAGCAGGGCTTGTGGGGGCTGGTCGACAAGCGCACGGTGCCGACACGCGGCCGTCATCCGACGGGGTATGCCGACGAGCGGGTCGTGGCCGCGGTGCTGGAAGCGCTGCGGCGTCAGCGAGGCCGGTCGAAGGGGACGGTGAAGGGACTGCAGGTGCTGGTCGGGCAGATCCTGGAGGACACGCACGGGCGCGGGGTGGTGGAGATGCCGTCGCGGTCGTCGTTCTACCGGCTGGTGAGTGTGCTGGCCGACCCGGCCGAGCGTCCGGGACGTCCCGCACGCACCGCTACCGCACCCGCCCGCACCTCGTCGGCGCCGGTGGTGCTGCGGCCCGGGGAACAGGTACAGATCGACACCACCCGCCTGGACATCATGGCCGTCCTGGAGGACGGCAGCCTGGGGCGGCCGGAGCTGACCATTGCCGTCGACGTCGCCACGCGCTCCATCCTGGCCGCGGTTCTGCGCCCGCACAGCACCAAAGCCGTCGATGCAGCCCTGCTGCTGGCGGAAATGGCCGTCCCCCATCCTGCCCGGCCCGCCTGGTCCAAGTCGCTGCATCTGTCGCGGGCCGAGGTGCCCTACGAGCGGATGCTGTCGCTGGACGAGCGGCTGGAGGGCGCGGCCGCCCGCCCGGTGGTCGTGCCCGAGACGATCGTCGTCGACCGCGGCAAGATCTACCTCTCGCAGGGCTTCGTCGCCGCCTGCGAGACGCTCGGGGTGAGCGTGCAGCCCGCGCCACCCCGCCGTCCGCAGGCCAAGGCCGTGGTGGAGCGGACCTTCGGCGCGATCAACGACCTGTTCTGCCAGCACGTCGCCGGCCACACCGGCTCCAACCCCCTGCGGCGTGGCAAGGACGTGACCGCCGAGGCGCGGTGGACGATCCCGCAGTTGCAGGACCTCCTCGACGAATGGATCACCTGCGGCTGGCAGAACCGGCCCCACGACGGACTGCGCCACCCCGTCCTGCCCAAGTCCGCCCTCACACCGAACCAGATGTGGGCTGCGCTCATCACCATCAGCGGCTACGTACCCGTCCCGCTGACCGGGGCCGACTACCTCGAACTGCTGCCGGTGCGGTGGCAGCCCATCACCGAACGCGGCATCCGCCTCGACTACCGCACCTACAACCACGACATCCTCGACGCCCACCGCGGCCAGCGCTCCGATGTCGCCAGCAAAGACGGCAAGTGGGAGGTCCACCACAACCCCCACGACGCCCGCCAGATCTGGGTCCGCCTCACCGACGGAAAACTCCACGAAATCCCGTGGATCCACCGCGACCACGTCCACCAGCCCTTCAACGACGCCCTCTGGCGCTACATCCAGACCGAGGTCGAACAACGCGGAGACCGCGAGACACACGAAGCCGACCTCGCCGACGCCCTCGACCAGCTCCTGCGCCGCACCCGCAGCCCCGCCGGGACCGAGCACAACACCCGCCGCCGCAGAACCCCCCGCTCCGGAAGTACGGCAGCACAGCTGCCCGATCTGCCAGGCCAGCGGCGCCCCCTCGACACGGAAACCACACCGGCCCCGGCCCCCGACTGGAGCGAGAGCCTGGACGACCTCATCGGCATCGAGGCGGCGGCCGAGACCGACACGAGCGAGCCGGAGGGCGCGGGCGTGCGGCCGGCCGAGGCAGGCGGATACGGGCTGTGGGACGCCGAAGCAGAGGCCGAACAATGGTGA
- a CDS encoding Helicase associated domain protein, producing the protein MSSSRERVDRMAVAELRPHQREAVDGVLRALELPARSTVPERGLRTQVVMATGSGKTLVAVRSAEELQAGRVLVLVPSLDLLAQTEAAWREGGRTGPMIGVSSLQGPEASFPNTTDVDELVSWVRPLDKVTVFATYASLGLGTLERAHTAGLAGWDLIVVDEAHRTSGRIGKPWAVVHDNTRIPALRRLYMTATPRLWQLEDDSETAPGVPGELVASMEDDPQGPFGARCYTLTLSEAIDRGICAPYQVVCVDITDTHLQAAQLLGADARSEQVRGARLAALQTALVKASAEEGFRRTLVFHHQVKEAEAFAAGLPHVADRLHAADAELYPRTVWADWLCGDHKPGHRRRVLGEFAAGIARDGTVVEKSFLSSVRVLGEGVDTRHCDSVYFADVRGSMPDLVQAVGRALRMQPGEGKVASLVVPVLLGPGETVDNMLTSRAFGGLAKLLEALRAHDARGVEALAQPQAPSRVRGVQSRSGVEEEGAGSDRSDRLSVPARALLKFSTPRDPAQLAAFINLRVLNPEHAHWRRGIEAAVLYHRLHGDLRVPFTYRVPGRHEKEAEAEGWPATLAGFPLGQWIADARRVYARGDMDADRIVQLEKLGMIWSHFDVAWEEGLAAARGWATEAGHLLAPLVATYKGYRVGLFLKNARAAARKAAEILPPRPAAPADRR; encoded by the coding sequence TTGTCCAGCTCGCGGGAGAGAGTGGATCGGATGGCTGTGGCAGAACTTCGTCCTCATCAGCGTGAAGCGGTGGACGGGGTTCTCCGGGCGCTCGAATTGCCTGCAAGATCTACTGTGCCCGAGCGGGGTCTGCGGACTCAGGTGGTCATGGCGACCGGATCGGGCAAGACCCTCGTCGCCGTGCGCAGCGCGGAGGAGCTGCAGGCGGGTCGAGTGCTGGTGCTCGTACCGTCGCTGGACCTCCTCGCGCAAACCGAGGCCGCCTGGCGCGAGGGCGGGCGTACGGGACCGATGATCGGAGTCTCGTCCCTGCAGGGGCCGGAGGCGTCCTTCCCGAACACCACGGACGTGGACGAGCTGGTCTCCTGGGTCCGCCCGCTCGACAAGGTCACCGTGTTCGCTACCTACGCCTCACTCGGGCTTGGCACACTCGAGCGCGCGCACACCGCGGGTCTCGCGGGGTGGGACCTGATCGTCGTGGATGAAGCCCACCGGACTTCCGGGCGGATCGGGAAGCCGTGGGCGGTCGTCCACGACAACACCCGCATCCCCGCCCTGCGTCGGCTGTACATGACCGCCACCCCGAGGTTGTGGCAGCTGGAGGATGACTCCGAGACCGCGCCGGGCGTGCCGGGCGAGCTGGTGGCGAGCATGGAAGACGACCCACAGGGGCCGTTCGGGGCTCGCTGCTACACCCTGACGCTCTCGGAGGCGATCGACCGGGGAATCTGTGCCCCTTACCAGGTGGTGTGCGTGGATATCACGGACACCCACCTCCAGGCCGCCCAGCTCCTGGGCGCGGACGCACGGTCCGAGCAGGTGCGCGGGGCGCGGCTCGCGGCCCTGCAGACCGCGCTGGTAAAGGCCTCGGCCGAGGAAGGCTTCCGCAGGACGCTGGTCTTTCACCACCAGGTAAAGGAGGCCGAAGCGTTCGCGGCCGGCCTCCCTCACGTCGCCGACCGGCTGCACGCGGCCGACGCTGAGCTGTACCCGCGCACCGTGTGGGCGGACTGGCTGTGCGGCGACCATAAGCCGGGCCACCGGCGTCGAGTGCTCGGTGAGTTCGCGGCCGGGATCGCCAGGGACGGCACGGTCGTGGAGAAGAGCTTCCTGAGCTCGGTGCGGGTGCTCGGCGAGGGCGTCGACACCCGACACTGCGACTCCGTGTATTTCGCGGACGTCCGCGGCTCCATGCCCGACCTCGTCCAAGCCGTCGGGCGGGCGCTGCGGATGCAGCCCGGTGAGGGGAAGGTCGCCTCGCTGGTGGTGCCGGTCCTGCTCGGGCCCGGGGAGACGGTCGACAACATGCTGACCTCGCGGGCCTTCGGTGGCTTGGCCAAGCTGCTGGAAGCGCTCAGGGCACACGACGCCAGGGGCGTGGAGGCTCTGGCGCAGCCCCAGGCGCCAAGCCGTGTCAGGGGCGTACAGAGCCGCAGCGGGGTGGAAGAGGAGGGAGCAGGCAGCGACCGAAGCGACCGGCTCTCGGTGCCGGCCCGCGCACTGCTGAAGTTCAGCACGCCCCGTGATCCGGCGCAGCTTGCGGCGTTCATCAACCTGCGTGTCCTCAACCCCGAACACGCTCACTGGCGACGCGGCATCGAAGCCGCCGTCCTCTACCACCGGCTCCACGGCGACCTGCGCGTGCCGTTCACCTACCGCGTGCCCGGACGCCACGAGAAGGAGGCGGAAGCCGAGGGGTGGCCGGCCACGCTCGCCGGGTTCCCCCTTGGGCAATGGATCGCCGACGCCAGGCGCGTCTACGCCCGCGGCGACATGGACGCCGACCGCATTGTCCAGCTGGAGAAGCTCGGCATGATCTGGAGCCACTTCGACGTCGCATGGGAGGAAGGTCTCGCGGCCGCGCGCGGGTGGGCAACGGAAGCGGGCCATCTCCTGGCGCCGCTGGTCGCTACCTACAAGGGGTACCGGGTGGGGCTGTTTCTGAAGAACGCCAGGGCCGCCGCCCGCAAGGCCGCCGAGATCCTTCCACCTCGTCCGGCAGCACCTGCAGACCGGCGGTGA
- a CDS encoding PA14 domain-containing protein, producing MTRTRLTTVAATAALTGGLITAAPASAAVTCASPLWKAQYFGNTTFSGTPKLTACDSAVSENYGDGDPSGVTLPKDNFSVRWSVTRDFGSGGPFRLSGSTQDGIRVYVDGVRKIDLWKNVSTTVGKTVDLTVAAGKHTIRVDYAAWTGRAEVRFTYTPRTDAIVDKVKPLAPTGLTAAYSRDTAKTTLRWSANKEMDLAGYRVYRRLSTTQWAKVSGSSPLTSPSFVDAPPATGQTFLYEVRAVDKAGHESTGSADVTAVTVDRTGPAAPADLTAVGDAWWTNLTWHGNADAKTYEVYAAPSATGPFELLGTTAATSYRTYAPVNTTRYYRVRALDALDNPSAYATVTGDGVDRTPPKPPTSLGSIAEVGYTDVYWKQPDGFDEDFSNGGSYHVYRSPGKTLDPAALTRVTCDRDDSDETSTGGLCHDVDMPAGAFVTYAVAAVDPAGNESALSAPVVVRTGDRVAPAPVTGLKATPRADGVLLSWSASTEEDVDRYLAWIGTRQADGTVKWLGYGCGEGTSDPLAVLCGDLPDGETHVYAVVARDRWNNALSPSDPKAAVVEATELDVRPSVAVTQDWNLGTLGHATVIGGPDEDGPSINWQCDKAAECDTVAGYRISRWDTATRTYQPLHTGLLPAQTRAYTDTEAARGGTYFYTLEAVRADGSVAGTYGWNCVFQDRV from the coding sequence ATGACTCGTACCCGACTGACCACGGTGGCCGCGACGGCCGCCCTCACTGGCGGCCTGATCACCGCCGCCCCGGCGTCCGCGGCCGTCACCTGCGCCTCTCCCCTGTGGAAGGCCCAGTACTTCGGCAACACCACCTTCAGCGGTACACCGAAGCTGACCGCCTGCGACTCCGCCGTCTCCGAGAACTACGGGGACGGCGACCCGAGCGGTGTCACGCTGCCCAAGGACAACTTCTCCGTCCGCTGGTCCGTCACCCGGGACTTCGGCTCCGGCGGCCCCTTCCGGCTCTCCGGCAGCACACAGGACGGCATACGCGTCTACGTGGACGGGGTGCGGAAGATCGACCTGTGGAAGAACGTCTCCACCACCGTCGGCAAGACCGTCGACCTGACCGTTGCGGCCGGCAAGCACACCATCCGCGTGGACTACGCCGCCTGGACCGGCCGCGCCGAGGTCCGGTTCACGTACACCCCGCGCACCGACGCCATCGTGGACAAGGTCAAGCCGCTCGCTCCCACCGGCCTCACGGCGGCATACAGCCGGGACACCGCCAAGACCACGCTGCGCTGGAGCGCGAACAAGGAGATGGACCTCGCCGGTTACCGCGTGTACCGCCGGCTGAGCACCACCCAGTGGGCCAAGGTCAGCGGCTCGTCACCGCTCACCTCCCCGTCCTTCGTCGACGCGCCGCCCGCCACCGGCCAGACCTTCCTGTACGAGGTCCGCGCCGTCGACAAGGCGGGCCACGAGTCCACCGGCAGCGCCGACGTCACCGCTGTCACCGTGGACCGTACCGGGCCGGCGGCGCCGGCCGATCTCACGGCGGTCGGTGACGCCTGGTGGACCAACCTGACCTGGCACGGGAACGCCGACGCCAAGACCTACGAGGTGTACGCCGCGCCCTCGGCCACCGGCCCGTTCGAACTGCTGGGCACCACGGCCGCGACGTCGTACCGCACTTACGCGCCCGTGAACACCACCCGGTACTACCGCGTCCGCGCCCTCGACGCGCTTGACAACCCCTCGGCGTACGCCACCGTCACCGGTGACGGCGTCGACCGGACCCCGCCCAAACCCCCGACCTCACTCGGTTCCATCGCCGAGGTCGGCTACACCGACGTGTACTGGAAGCAGCCCGACGGCTTCGACGAGGACTTCTCCAACGGCGGGAGCTACCACGTCTACCGCTCGCCCGGAAAGACCCTCGACCCGGCCGCGCTCACGCGCGTGACCTGCGATCGCGATGATAGCGACGAGACCTCCACCGGTGGTCTCTGCCACGACGTCGACATGCCGGCGGGCGCGTTCGTGACGTACGCGGTCGCGGCGGTGGACCCGGCCGGGAACGAGTCGGCGCTCTCCGCCCCGGTCGTCGTCCGCACCGGCGATCGCGTCGCGCCCGCCCCGGTCACCGGTCTGAAGGCCACCCCACGTGCCGACGGCGTGTTGCTGAGCTGGTCGGCGTCGACCGAGGAAGACGTCGACCGCTACCTGGCTTGGATCGGCACCCGGCAGGCCGACGGCACGGTCAAGTGGCTCGGTTACGGCTGTGGGGAGGGCACGAGCGATCCGCTCGCGGTCCTGTGCGGCGACCTGCCCGACGGAGAGACGCACGTGTACGCGGTCGTCGCCAGGGACCGCTGGAACAACGCGCTGTCCCCGAGCGACCCGAAGGCCGCGGTCGTCGAGGCTACCGAGCTGGATGTGCGGCCCTCGGTGGCGGTGACGCAGGACTGGAACCTCGGCACCCTGGGCCACGCCACCGTGATCGGCGGACCGGACGAGGACGGGCCGTCCATTAATTGGCAGTGTGACAAGGCCGCCGAGTGCGACACCGTCGCGGGCTACCGGATCAGCAGGTGGGACACGGCCACGCGGACCTACCAGCCGCTGCACACCGGACTGCTCCCTGCTCAGACGCGCGCCTACACCGACACCGAGGCTGCGCGCGGTGGCACGTACTTCTACACGCTGGAGGCGGTGCGCGCCGACGGCAGTGTCGCGGGCACGTACGGGTGGAACTGCGTCTTCCAGGACCGCGTGTAG
- a CDS encoding helicase associated domain-containing protein, with protein MHQGEDLGRWVRSVRLGWDKLTGVQQWLCEQVLGIEPATEEEKPAPRRSQADKWALNLAAATQYYQREGHLRVPRKHIETIGGENGGSEEGREGLRVRLGAWISNQRSRAATLSPERIEQLSAIGMRWT; from the coding sequence GTGCACCAGGGCGAGGATCTGGGACGGTGGGTACGCTCGGTCCGCCTCGGCTGGGACAAGCTCACAGGCGTACAGCAGTGGCTGTGCGAGCAGGTCCTCGGGATCGAACCCGCCACCGAGGAGGAGAAACCGGCGCCGCGGCGCAGCCAGGCCGACAAATGGGCTCTCAATCTTGCCGCCGCCACCCAGTACTACCAACGCGAGGGGCACCTGCGGGTCCCGCGCAAACACATCGAAACGATCGGCGGGGAGAACGGGGGTAGCGAAGAGGGCCGGGAGGGACTCCGGGTCCGGCTCGGTGCATGGATCAGCAACCAACGGAGCAGGGCCGCCACGCTGTCCCCGGAACGGATCGAGCAGCTCTCCGCCATCGGCATGCGCTGGACGTAG
- a CDS encoding TniB family NTP-binding protein, which translates to MTTWDGFQAFATTPMAAPPPPGAPPRSLAERLAYHSRFVTVRTPAIDTLAKNVRTLMILGRHQTVTARPSLIVTGPAGAGKTTALLQVGRACHLAHTRRHGPTAAAGQVPVAYVLVPPAASAKTLATEFARYLGIPVAAGMSQAQITNSVCHTYTTAGVQLVMIDEVHRLNPRTTSGAQTADLLKDLTERIGATFVYAGIDVTTTPLFTGVRGAQLAGRASLIDCAAFPARLGDSEPFRDLVKAMESALDLRHHRPGTLPQLAPYLHERTAGRIGSLARLIRQAAITALIDGTERITKTTLEAIRLDHLAEQHYRPHHRPRNRSTSTP; encoded by the coding sequence GTGACCACCTGGGACGGTTTCCAGGCCTTCGCCACCACACCTATGGCAGCCCCTCCCCCACCCGGCGCGCCGCCCCGCAGCCTCGCCGAGCGCCTCGCCTACCACTCGCGGTTCGTCACCGTGCGCACCCCGGCCATCGACACCCTGGCCAAGAACGTGCGCACCCTGATGATCCTCGGCCGCCACCAGACGGTCACCGCACGGCCGTCCCTGATCGTCACCGGACCCGCCGGCGCCGGGAAAACCACCGCCCTGCTCCAGGTCGGACGCGCCTGCCACCTCGCCCACACCCGACGCCACGGCCCCACAGCAGCAGCGGGGCAGGTGCCCGTCGCCTACGTCCTGGTTCCGCCCGCCGCCAGCGCCAAGACCCTAGCCACCGAGTTCGCCCGCTACCTCGGTATCCCCGTCGCCGCCGGCATGTCGCAGGCCCAGATCACCAACTCTGTCTGCCACACCTACACCACCGCAGGCGTCCAGCTAGTGATGATCGACGAGGTCCACCGGCTCAACCCCCGCACCACCAGCGGCGCCCAGACCGCGGACCTGCTCAAAGACCTCACCGAACGCATAGGTGCCACCTTCGTCTACGCCGGCATCGACGTCACCACCACACCCCTGTTCACCGGGGTCCGAGGCGCCCAGCTCGCCGGACGCGCCTCCCTCATCGACTGCGCCGCCTTCCCCGCCCGCCTCGGCGACAGCGAACCCTTCCGCGACCTCGTCAAAGCCATGGAGAGCGCACTCGACCTGCGCCACCACCGGCCCGGAACCCTCCCCCAACTGGCCCCCTACCTGCACGAGCGAACCGCCGGCCGCATCGGCAGCCTCGCCCGCCTCATCCGCCAGGCCGCCATCACCGCCCTCATCGACGGCACCGAACGCATCACCAAAACCACCCTCGAAGCCATCCGCCTGGACCACCTCGCCGAACAGCACTACCGCCCCCACCACCGGCCCCGAAACCGCAGTACCAGCACCCCGTGA
- a CDS encoding TniQ family protein produces MTRSDVTAWDTAAAVPAQRSVVTAGTWLQIPSAAPGVLRVRPLTGEATASYVQRLAAAYRLTLPQLLDGAGITLHGHGTLPAAELHLNHNAARHLTVLTRTPLPHLTHTLPRLAPNNDAHSTKAAAHWKRLKAGQQPVRACTLCTRHRSHGITDTAWVRRPPHRLVCPRHHQAAPDPRLTTTIRTWVVPELAAAHHAHQRLLRHPRAATTWTTAHAITTRWYDHEKHLNYRWHRRLNQLCEANPHLTSTGSASPALLTRDLVIYPETVALARALATLPNRPHRTTNDALILIACRLGLARLTPNANDPLRAFLTYTRH; encoded by the coding sequence GTGACCCGGTCAGACGTCACGGCCTGGGATACGGCCGCAGCCGTCCCCGCGCAGCGCAGTGTCGTCACCGCAGGGACATGGCTGCAGATCCCGTCAGCCGCGCCGGGCGTGCTCCGCGTACGGCCGCTGACCGGCGAAGCGACCGCCTCCTATGTGCAACGGCTCGCCGCTGCCTATCGGCTGACGCTGCCCCAGCTCCTCGACGGCGCCGGCATCACTCTCCACGGCCACGGCACCCTGCCGGCAGCCGAACTCCACCTCAATCACAACGCGGCCCGGCACCTCACTGTCCTGACCCGCACCCCGCTCCCCCACCTGACGCACACCCTGCCCCGCCTCGCCCCCAATAACGACGCCCACAGCACCAAGGCCGCCGCGCACTGGAAACGGCTCAAGGCCGGGCAGCAGCCCGTCCGCGCCTGCACCCTGTGCACCCGCCACCGCAGCCACGGCATCACCGACACCGCCTGGGTTCGCCGGCCGCCGCACCGGCTGGTGTGCCCTCGGCACCACCAAGCCGCCCCCGACCCACGACTCACGACCACCATCCGCACCTGGGTCGTGCCCGAACTCGCTGCCGCCCACCACGCCCACCAGCGCCTCCTACGACACCCCCGCGCCGCCACCACCTGGACCACAGCGCACGCCATCACCACACGCTGGTACGACCACGAAAAGCACCTCAACTACCGCTGGCACCGGCGCCTGAACCAGCTATGCGAGGCCAACCCCCACCTGACCAGTACAGGCAGCGCCTCCCCCGCACTCCTGACCCGCGACTTGGTGATCTATCCGGAAACCGTTGCCCTCGCCCGCGCACTCGCCACCCTGCCGAACCGGCCACATCGCACCACCAACGACGCCCTCATCCTCATCGCCTGCCGGCTCGGCCTCGCCCGCCTGACCCCCAACGCGAACGACCCACTCCGCGCCTTCCTCACCTACACACGCCACTGA